Within Streptomyces antibioticus, the genomic segment GCCGCCGACCCGGGTGCCGAGGAGGAACTGCGGCGGCTGGAGGCGCGTTTGGCGGAGATCTGGTGCCGGGTGCTGCACCGCGACCGGGTGGGCCGCGACGACAACTTCTTCGACCTGGGCGGCAATTCGCTGCTCCTGGTCGGAGCCCGGTCAGCGGTCAACGAGGCGTTCGGCTGCGAGCTGGGGGTGGTCGACCTGTTCGCCCGCCCGACGGTACGGGACCTGGCGCGGCACTTGTCCGGCCTGGCGGCCGTGTCAGGCGCACCCGCCGTACCGGACGCGCCCGAGGCCGCCGCTCCGTCGACCCCGCTCGACCAGGCCCGTGCCCAGGCGCAACGGCAACGCGCGGCCCGTGGCGCCCGCCGCGCGGACCGCACCGCACGCGAACGAAAGGACCGGCGCGATGGCTGACCCCGTGTCTGACCCCGTGTCTGACTCCATGGCGGACCACTTCACCGGGCAGGACGACGACGCCCCGCCCGCCGTGGCCGTGATCGGCATGGCGGCCCGCTTCCCGGGCGCCGACGACGTCGACACGTTCTGGGAGAACCTCGCCGCCGGACGGGACGCCGTACGGCCCGTCACCGACGAGGAGTTCCTCGCGGCGGGCGGAGACCCCCGCGACCTGGACGACCCGAACCTCGTCCGGATGGCGTCCGTCATCGACGGCATCGACCGCTTCGACGCGGAGTTTTTCGGCTTCAGCCCCGCCGAGGCGGCGGTGGTCGATCCGCAGCAGCGGCTCCTGCTGGAGACCGCCTACCACGCCCTGGAGGACGCGGGCTGTCTGCGCGCGGCGCGGGACGGCACGACCGGGGTCTACGCGGGCGCGGGCGACAGCCGTTACTACCCCGGCCATCTGCACCCCCGCTACGCCGGGCAGCCCGGTTCGGTGGCGCTGGTCCACGCGGCCACCGCCAACTCCCTGGGCACACTGGCCACTCGAATCTCCTACGAGCTGGGCCTGACCGGGCCCAGCCTGTCGCTCCAGACGGCCTGCTCGACCGCGCTGGTCGCCCTGCACACCGCCTGTCAGGACCTGCTCGACCACCGCTGCGACACCGCGCTCGCCGCCGCCGTCTCCCTCAACCCCTCGGCCCTGCTGGGCTATCGGCATGTGCCCGGCGGGCCGTTCTCGCCGGACGGGCGCTGCCGTGCCTTCGCGGCGGACGCGGCCGGCACCTCCTCGGGCGACGGCGTCGGCGCGGTCGTCCTCAAGCGGCTGGCGGACGCCCTCGCCGACGGCGACCGCATCCGCGCGGTCGTCCGGGGCTCGGCGGTGAACAACGACGGCCGCCGCAAGGTCGGTTTCACCGCGCCGAGCGCCCCCGGCCAGACGGAGGTGGTCCTCGCCGCCCAGGCCGAGGCCGACGTCGACGCCGGCACCATCGGCCTGGTCGAGGCGCACGGCACCGCCACCCACATCGGCGACCCCATCGAAGTGGCCGCGCTGACCGAGGCGTTCCGGCAGAGTACCGACCGGCGCGGATTCTGCGCCCTGGGGTCGGTGAAGACGAACATCGGACACCTCGGCGCCGCCGCCGGGATCGCCGGATTCGTCAAGGCCGTCCTCGCCCTGGAGCACCGGCGGATCCCGCCCAGCCTCCACTTCGACCGGCCCAACCCGCTCATCGACTTCGCCTCCGGACCGTTCCGGGTGCCGACCACGCTGGAGGAGTGGCCGGCCGCCGATCACCCCCGGCGCGCGGCCGTCAGCGCCTTCGGCGTCGGCGGCACCAACGCCCACGTGATCCTGGAGGAGGCCCCGGCCACCACCGAGACGCCGGCCCCGGCCCCGGCCGCGCCCGACGCACGCCGCCACGTCCTCCCCCTCTCCGCCCGCACCGCCGGCGCCCTCCCCGGGCAGGCCGAGGCCCTCGCCCGCCACCTGGAACGCCACCCGGCGACCCGTCTGGACGACCTCGCCCGCGCCCTGCGCACCGACCGCCCGGCCCTGCGCCACCGTACGGCCGTCACCGCCACCACCGTCGCCGAGGCCGTGACCGCGTTGCGCACGCCCGCGCCGCCCCTGCCGCCGGTGCCGGACGATCCGCCGCGGGTGGCGTTCCTGCTGCCGGGCGGCGGCACCCAGTACGTGGGCATGGGCGCCGGCCTGTACCGCGACCACGCCGTCTACCGGGACACGGTGGACGACTGCGCGCGCATCCTGCGGCCGGTGACCGGCGACGACCTGCGCACCGCGCTGTTCGAGCGGGTCGAGCCGGGCAGCACCGACGCGTTCCTGGCCCTGGTCGTCACCGAGTACGCCGTCGCCCGCACGCTGATCGAGCAGGGGGTGCGCCCCGACGCGTTCATCGGTCACTCCCTCGGCGAGTACACCGCGGCCTGCCTGGCCGGTGTCATGGACCTCGAAGAGATGCTGCCCGTGGTCGCCGAACGCATCCGGCTCATCGCCGCCTGCGGCGGAGCCACCGTCGGTGTCGCGGCCCCGGCCGAGGACCTCGCCCCGCTGCTCGGCCCGGATCTGTCGCTGGCCGCCGTCAACGGCCCCGAAGCCTGTACGGTCGCGGGCCGCACCGAGGCCGTGGAGCGGCTGGAGGCCGAACTCGCCCGCAGGGGCGTGCCGTTCCGGCGGCTGCGGATGCCGGCCGCCGCCCACTCGCACGTCCTCGATCCCGTCCTCGGCACCTTCGCCGACCGACTGCGCACCCTGCGGCTCCGGCCGCCCGCCGTGCCCTACGTCACCAATGTCACCGGCACGTGGATCACCGACGCCCAGGCCACCGACGTCGGCCACTGGGTCGCCCACACCCGGCGCACGGTCCGGTTCGCGGACGGGATCGCCGCTCTCTGGGAGCGCGACCGGCCCGTCCTGGTGGAGATCGGGCCCGGCGACGGCATGGTCAAACTGGCCCGCGCCCGTCTCGCGGACGAGGCACCGGTGACCGTGACGACCATGCGGCACGCCAAGGCCGAGGGCCCCGACGGCTTCGTCCTGGCACAGGCGCTGGGCCGGCTGTGGGCGGCGGGGGTGGACGCCGCGCTGCCCGATGTCACGGACGGCGCGCACCGCCGCCGCGTCCGGCTCCCCGGGTACGCCTTCGAGCGGCGCCGGCACTGGATCGACGCCCCCGGCGCCACCGCCCCCGCCCACGACGACGACCCCGCGCCCGCCCCCGAGGCGACCGGCGCCCGTGTCCCCCGCCCCCGGCTGACCACCGAGCACCTGGCGCCGCGCACGGCCGAGGAGCGCGCGGTCACCGACCTGTGGGAGGAGGCGCTCGGCGTCCACGGGATCGGCGTGCACGACAACTTCTTCGACCTCGGCGGCGACTCGATGCGGGCCGTGCTGCTGTCCGGACGGCTCCGCCAGACCGGGGTCCTCGACGTGCCCGCGGCCGCGCTGCTGGCCACCCCGACCGTCGCGGGACTGCTGACCGCCGCCCGGCGGGCACCCGGCCCCGACGCCCTGCGCCCGCTGCTCCCGCTGCGCGCCGAGGGCACCGGGACGCCCCTGTTCTGCCTCCACCCCGGTGCGGGCGTCTCCTGGCGGTACGCCGGACTCCTGCCCCATCTCGGCGCGGACCAGCGCGTGTTCGGCGTCCAGGCGTTCGGCCTCGACGGCACCCGGCCGCCCGCCCCGGACGCCGCCGCGATGACGGCCGGGTACGTGGACCTGATCCGCGAGGTCCAACCACAGGGCCCGTACCGGCTGTTGGGGTGGTCCTACGGCGGTTTCGTGGCCCACGCGATGGCCTGCGCGCTCCAGGAGCAGGGCCAGGAGGTCGAGTTGCTCGCCCTGCTGGACGCGCCCCAGCCGCACGGCACCACCCACGACCCCGTCCAGGCGGAACGGCAGGTGGCGGCGCTCCTGGCCCGCGTGGCGGGACTGGACCTCCAGGGCCCGGACACCCGTGCCGCCGATGTCGATGCCGTGCTGAGCCGGATCCCCGAGGACCCGGCCGACGACCCGACGACGGCCGCCCCCGTGACCCGTGCCGAGGCCGCCGCGA encodes:
- a CDS encoding type I polyketide synthase, with the protein product MSDSMADHFTGQDDDAPPAVAVIGMAARFPGADDVDTFWENLAAGRDAVRPVTDEEFLAAGGDPRDLDDPNLVRMASVIDGIDRFDAEFFGFSPAEAAVVDPQQRLLLETAYHALEDAGCLRAARDGTTGVYAGAGDSRYYPGHLHPRYAGQPGSVALVHAATANSLGTLATRISYELGLTGPSLSLQTACSTALVALHTACQDLLDHRCDTALAAAVSLNPSALLGYRHVPGGPFSPDGRCRAFAADAAGTSSGDGVGAVVLKRLADALADGDRIRAVVRGSAVNNDGRRKVGFTAPSAPGQTEVVLAAQAEADVDAGTIGLVEAHGTATHIGDPIEVAALTEAFRQSTDRRGFCALGSVKTNIGHLGAAAGIAGFVKAVLALEHRRIPPSLHFDRPNPLIDFASGPFRVPTTLEEWPAADHPRRAAVSAFGVGGTNAHVILEEAPATTETPAPAPAAPDARRHVLPLSARTAGALPGQAEALARHLERHPATRLDDLARALRTDRPALRHRTAVTATTVAEAVTALRTPAPPLPPVPDDPPRVAFLLPGGGTQYVGMGAGLYRDHAVYRDTVDDCARILRPVTGDDLRTALFERVEPGSTDAFLALVVTEYAVARTLIEQGVRPDAFIGHSLGEYTAACLAGVMDLEEMLPVVAERIRLIAACGGATVGVAAPAEDLAPLLGPDLSLAAVNGPEACTVAGRTEAVERLEAELARRGVPFRRLRMPAAAHSHVLDPVLGTFADRLRTLRLRPPAVPYVTNVTGTWITDAQATDVGHWVAHTRRTVRFADGIAALWERDRPVLVEIGPGDGMVKLARARLADEAPVTVTTMRHAKAEGPDGFVLAQALGRLWAAGVDAALPDVTDGAHRRRVRLPGYAFERRRHWIDAPGATAPAHDDDPAPAPEATGARVPRPRLTTEHLAPRTAEERAVTDLWEEALGVHGIGVHDNFFDLGGDSMRAVLLSGRLRQTGVLDVPAAALLATPTVAGLLTAARRAPGPDALRPLLPLRAEGTGTPLFCLHPGAGVSWRYAGLLPHLGADQRVFGVQAFGLDGTRPPAPDAAAMTAGYVDLIREVQPQGPYRLLGWSYGGFVAHAMACALQEQGQEVELLALLDAPQPHGTTHDPVQAERQVAALLARVAGLDLQGPDTRAADVDAVLSRIPEDPADDPTTAAPVTRAEAAAIAAVMRNNLRIAPQFAPKVFHGDVLFFSATQDAPGTGDDLSLAPGKADAWRPWVDGSFDDHAVPCGHYEMTEPAPMALIGAAVAKALRRNAG